In Blastopirellula sediminis, the following proteins share a genomic window:
- the feoB gene encoding ferrous iron transport protein B has product MSIQQQTEPIAVALIGNPNTGKSTLFNALSGVRQRTGNYPGVTVEKKHGTFRIDDKAIELIDLPGSYSLAPRSPDEMVAVDVLLGRLPAERKPQAVLVILDAGNLERNLYILSQVLELRLPTIVALNMIDAAAEKGVTVDVELLSQRLGVPVIPTRANQGEGVQDLRKALANIEHQAPPEYPSPFPPAFREEVAGLQGQLVSRNVSAPRYLVERLLLDTSGYLECELKLGGEDFHQLIEEARKRLKESGAPVPAVEAMSRYGWVRETLRGVVERKPVPPPLSDRIDRVMTHPIFGTIFFALLMMLVFTTVFSDYVAGVPMGWIEAGFEWLGELVGSNLAEGPFRSLLVDGVIAGVGGVLVFLPQICILFFFIAILEDCGYMARAAYLMDRLFSNIGLSGKSFIPLLSSFACAIPGVMATRVIENRRDRLVTMLIAPLMSCSARIPVYVVMIAAFVPPYSFAGGLINSHALTFAGMYLVGIVAAVIVAFVLKKTILRGATPPFVLELPSYKWPSMSTVGLRVAEKGWSFIRRAGTLIFASSVLVWAAAYYPHNEAIVAPELERLAAVETELEQATDEEKIAALEEELAALDHRISGALLRDSYLGRAGRWIEPVVRPLGWDWRIGCATLASFPAREVIIGTLGVIFDMGDEEEAESLPLREKLQAATWDDTDKPLFNLPVALSVMVFFALCAQCAATLAVIKRETNSWRWPIFTFVYMTTLAYVGAFAIYRIAAFLTETPIVSV; this is encoded by the coding sequence ATGTCGATTCAGCAGCAGACCGAACCAATTGCCGTCGCCCTGATCGGCAATCCAAACACCGGAAAGTCGACGCTATTCAACGCCCTCTCCGGCGTTCGTCAGCGGACCGGCAACTATCCGGGCGTGACGGTCGAAAAGAAACATGGAACCTTCCGCATCGACGACAAAGCGATCGAGCTGATCGACTTGCCCGGCTCCTACAGTCTGGCCCCGCGATCGCCGGACGAAATGGTCGCCGTCGACGTGCTGCTCGGCCGCTTACCGGCCGAACGGAAACCGCAAGCGGTGCTGGTGATCCTCGACGCCGGCAATCTTGAGCGCAACCTCTACATCCTCAGCCAAGTGCTCGAGCTTCGTCTGCCGACGATCGTCGCGCTGAACATGATCGACGCCGCCGCCGAAAAAGGGGTCACGGTCGATGTTGAGCTGCTGTCGCAGCGGCTCGGCGTTCCGGTCATCCCCACCCGCGCCAACCAAGGGGAAGGGGTTCAGGATCTCCGCAAAGCGCTCGCGAATATCGAACACCAAGCGCCCCCTGAGTACCCAAGTCCTTTTCCGCCGGCGTTTCGGGAAGAAGTGGCCGGACTGCAAGGACAACTCGTTTCCCGCAACGTCTCGGCGCCTCGATACCTGGTCGAGCGACTGCTGCTCGACACCAGCGGCTACCTCGAATGCGAACTTAAGCTCGGCGGCGAAGACTTTCACCAACTCATTGAAGAGGCCCGGAAACGTCTGAAAGAATCAGGCGCCCCGGTTCCTGCGGTCGAAGCGATGTCGCGCTACGGCTGGGTCCGCGAAACGCTGCGCGGCGTGGTCGAGCGGAAACCGGTTCCGCCGCCGCTCTCGGATCGAATCGATCGGGTGATGACCCATCCGATTTTCGGCACCATCTTCTTCGCCCTGCTGATGATGCTCGTCTTCACCACGGTCTTTAGCGACTATGTCGCCGGCGTGCCGATGGGGTGGATCGAAGCGGGATTTGAATGGCTCGGCGAACTGGTCGGCTCAAACCTGGCGGAAGGCCCGTTCCGCTCGCTGCTAGTCGACGGGGTGATCGCCGGCGTCGGCGGCGTGCTCGTCTTTCTGCCGCAGATTTGCATCCTGTTCTTCTTCATCGCGATCCTGGAAGACTGCGGCTACATGGCCCGCGCCGCTTACCTGATGGACCGCTTGTTCTCGAACATCGGCCTCAGCGGCAAGTCGTTCATTCCGCTGCTGTCATCCTTCGCGTGCGCGATCCCCGGCGTCATGGCGACCCGCGTAATCGAAAATCGCCGCGACCGCTTGGTGACGATGTTGATCGCGCCGCTGATGAGCTGCTCGGCTCGCATCCCGGTTTACGTGGTGATGATCGCGGCGTTCGTCCCGCCTTACTCATTCGCCGGCGGTCTGATCAATTCGCACGCGCTCACCTTCGCCGGGATGTACCTGGTTGGGATCGTGGCGGCGGTGATCGTCGCGTTCGTCCTGAAAAAGACGATCCTCCGCGGCGCGACTCCGCCGTTCGTGTTGGAATTGCCGTCGTACAAATGGCCGTCGATGAGCACCGTTGGCTTGCGCGTCGCCGAGAAAGGGTGGTCGTTCATTCGCCGTGCCGGGACGCTGATCTTTGCGTCGTCGGTATTGGTCTGGGCCGCCGCCTACTATCCGCACAACGAAGCGATCGTCGCTCCGGAGCTGGAGCGTCTGGCTGCGGTCGAAACCGAACTGGAACAAGCGACCGACGAGGAGAAAATCGCCGCGCTGGAAGAAGAACTAGCCGCCCTCGACCACCGCATCTCCGGCGCATTGCTTCGCGATAGCTATCTCGGTCGGGCAGGGCGGTGGATCGAACCGGTCGTTCGCCCGCTCGGTTGGGACTGGCGGATCGGCTGTGCGACGCTCGCGTCGTTTCCGGCTCGCGAAGTGATCATCGGCACGCTCGGGGTGATCTTCGACATGGGGGACGAGGAAGAAGCGGAATCGCTTCCACTGCGTGAGAAACTGCAGGCCGCCACCTGGGACGATACCGACAAACCGCTGTTCAATTTGCCGGTCGCGCTCTCGGTAATGGTCTTTTTCGCCCTTTGCGCCCAGTGTGCGGCGACCTTAGCGGTGATCAAACGCGAAACCAACTCTTGGCGATGGCCAATCTTCACTTTCGTCTACATGACGACGCTGGCCTACGTCGGAGCCTTCGCGATCTACAGAATCGCCGCTTTCTTGACCGAAACGCCGATCGTCTCCGTATAA
- a CDS encoding DUF4282 domain-containing protein yields MAEEFYLKANENAPETGPFSSKKMRQLAAAGQITPETLVRRGESSWVHASSVRGLELPSGPPPVAAPPVAAAPTTPAAGEVPMGIPVTPTDEVTSSIPTTADDDHGISLPSRLPDPTGSTGEAQFPSLGDEPRAFDEDTPTPPSITAPPPPPPAPPAAVAVAVEPKSEEPEISEMISVAPNEKGAGKGKKKKGKGRAARAASGSSSSGGGLGGLFSFKTMIAPSVIKIVYYLGLALIVLGWLGISGVIFVAGMANEGLMAAVGGAVAFFFVGGIIALLKILGLRIGAEAVIAYFQAVEDLAAIRSQSEEKD; encoded by the coding sequence ATGGCCGAAGAATTCTACCTGAAAGCAAACGAAAATGCGCCGGAGACAGGCCCGTTTTCGTCGAAGAAGATGCGGCAACTTGCCGCCGCTGGGCAGATTACGCCCGAGACCCTCGTGCGAAGGGGGGAAAGTTCGTGGGTTCATGCGTCGAGCGTCCGCGGATTGGAGCTGCCAAGCGGTCCGCCGCCGGTCGCAGCCCCTCCGGTTGCGGCGGCTCCGACCACACCTGCTGCCGGCGAAGTGCCGATGGGGATTCCGGTGACGCCGACCGACGAGGTGACCTCCTCGATTCCGACAACCGCGGACGACGATCACGGGATCTCGCTTCCATCACGACTTCCTGATCCGACCGGCAGTACCGGCGAAGCGCAATTTCCGTCGCTCGGGGATGAGCCGCGCGCCTTCGATGAAGATACGCCGACCCCGCCGTCGATCACAGCGCCTCCTCCGCCGCCACCGGCGCCTCCGGCCGCAGTCGCCGTGGCGGTCGAACCGAAGAGCGAGGAACCGGAAATCTCGGAGATGATCTCCGTCGCGCCCAACGAAAAGGGCGCCGGCAAGGGAAAGAAGAAAAAGGGGAAGGGGCGGGCTGCGCGCGCCGCGTCGGGCAGTTCCAGTTCAGGCGGAGGACTCGGCGGGCTCTTCAGCTTCAAAACGATGATCGCCCCGTCGGTGATCAAGATTGTTTACTACCTTGGGTTGGCGCTGATCGTTCTGGGATGGCTCGGCATCAGCGGCGTCATCTTCGTCGCAGGAATGGCGAACGAGGGACTGATGGCCGCAGTTGGCGGCGCTGTCGCCTTCTTTTTCGTTGGAGGCATTATCGCCCTGCTGAAGATTCTGGGGCTGCGGATCGGCGCGGAGGCGGTGATCGCCTACTTCCAAGCGGTCGAAGATCTGGCGGCAATTCGCTCGCAAAGCGAAGAGAAGGACTAA
- a CDS encoding M3 family oligoendopeptidase, translating to MDDFSNFCLPNPNLDEVTAEYATLKTELELALSGPDTSDDALRAVVCKWDQTRRRLESWSNLVEIRFNQETHDPDFKAAQDYRDEIAPKLTELNVNIQKMLVETPVRPRLEAIFGAHAFQLWEVQNSTFDPCIHDDLVQESKLVSRYNELTAGAKVEFQGEEYNLSSISKFEEHADRDVRYGAARAMWQWFAANRAELDQVYADLVAIRHGIAQKLGYDSFVELAYRRMSRTDYGSEDVARYREEVREHVVPLCREIHRTQEDTLNLEDLMFWDEGLFDSAGNPAPLGTYEQQIEMAQKMFNDMNVDLGKFFQVMCDKNLLDLKIRPWKAGGGFCSSLPSEELPFIFANFNGSKGDVEVFTHEMGHAFQCYSSFDGAALLEHVWPTYEACEIHSMSLEFLTWPHMEMFFGDAAERFRRIHLLTSLLFLPYGVAVDHFQHAIFAEPDATPERRHAIWQEMERLYLPDTNYGDLPHVSSGGRWQQKRHIYMSPFYYIDYTLAQCCALQFWVRSERDFATAMHDYVDLCKRGGTMPFSGLVDSAGLKNPFKPGSLKEVVQQAREYLKL from the coding sequence ATGGATGATTTTTCGAACTTCTGCCTCCCCAATCCCAACCTGGATGAGGTAACGGCAGAATACGCCACGCTCAAAACCGAGCTCGAGCTCGCATTAAGCGGCCCGGATACGTCCGATGATGCGCTACGAGCGGTCGTGTGCAAATGGGATCAGACGCGCCGCCGGCTGGAGTCGTGGAGCAACCTGGTCGAGATTCGCTTCAATCAAGAAACGCACGACCCCGACTTCAAAGCGGCGCAAGACTACCGCGACGAAATCGCCCCGAAGCTGACCGAGCTGAACGTCAACATCCAAAAGATGCTGGTCGAAACGCCGGTGCGGCCGCGGCTCGAAGCGATCTTCGGCGCGCATGCGTTCCAGCTGTGGGAAGTGCAGAACAGCACGTTTGATCCCTGCATCCATGACGACCTGGTTCAAGAGTCGAAGCTCGTCTCGCGCTACAACGAACTGACCGCCGGCGCGAAGGTGGAGTTCCAGGGAGAAGAGTACAACCTCTCGAGCATCTCGAAGTTCGAAGAGCATGCCGATCGGGACGTCCGCTACGGCGCGGCCCGCGCGATGTGGCAATGGTTCGCCGCCAATCGGGCCGAACTTGATCAGGTCTACGCCGATCTGGTCGCGATTCGCCACGGCATCGCCCAAAAGCTCGGCTACGACAGCTTCGTCGAACTCGCCTATCGCCGCATGTCGCGCACCGACTACGGTTCGGAAGACGTCGCGCGGTACCGCGAAGAAGTGCGCGAGCATGTCGTCCCTCTCTGCCGCGAGATCCACCGCACGCAGGAAGATACCCTGAATCTCGAGGACTTGATGTTCTGGGATGAAGGGCTGTTCGATAGCGCCGGCAATCCGGCGCCGCTCGGCACGTACGAGCAGCAGATCGAAATGGCGCAGAAGATGTTCAACGACATGAACGTCGATCTCGGCAAGTTCTTCCAGGTAATGTGCGACAAGAACCTGCTCGACCTGAAGATTCGCCCCTGGAAGGCAGGCGGCGGTTTCTGCTCGAGCTTGCCGAGCGAAGAGCTGCCGTTCATCTTCGCCAACTTCAACGGCTCGAAGGGGGACGTCGAAGTCTTCACGCACGAGATGGGGCATGCGTTCCAGTGCTACAGCAGCTTTGACGGCGCGGCCCTGCTCGAACATGTCTGGCCGACCTACGAAGCGTGCGAAATTCACTCGATGAGTCTCGAGTTTCTCACCTGGCCGCACATGGAAATGTTCTTTGGCGACGCCGCCGAACGTTTCCGCCGCATTCATCTGCTGACGTCGCTCTTGTTCCTGCCGTACGGCGTGGCGGTCGATCACTTCCAGCATGCGATCTTCGCCGAGCCGGACGCGACGCCCGAACGTCGGCATGCGATCTGGCAAGAGATGGAACGGCTTTACCTGCCGGACACCAACTACGGCGACTTGCCCCACGTTTCCAGCGGCGGCCGTTGGCAGCAAAAGCGGCACATCTACATGTCGCCGTTCTATTACATCGACTACACCCTGGCCCAGTGCTGTGCGCTCCAGTTCTGGGTTCGCTCAGAACGGGACTTCGCCACGGCGATGCACGACTACGTCGACCTCTGCAAACGGGGCGGAACGATGCCCTTCTCGGGCTTGGTCGACAGCGCCGGTCTGAAAAACCCGTTCAAACCCGGCAGCTTGAAGGAAGTGGTGCAGCAAGCCCGCGAGTACTTGAAGCTGTAA
- a CDS encoding YcxB family protein — MQVEFESHSHDAAAISGVGSSQQTWRTNLLLIVCGVLVGLPGVIPSLVLGFRWVALMIGIVYFSVLFQYAKRLLQKPDDVYAPAAGVIRFRLNPNYLEHEFQWNRGRTAWSHIQEIVIHDSFLHIHVDSAISFVIPRRAFGAVDDMREFAQTAQSYLAAARTASLPAIGLYDDDFFVAWTREAGLSVEYQTARSDWAYALEKGSSDPNWRSWISRVARNSFYLVLFVAMMFMAFNVQHIGFAAFSLVASAIFWYVGTISLLFLMREKRRERTVPDQWLAKQNLFISPAGVISMTSFAIYCSNWQYYESILHDTGFIYFVADGQVCVLAPKDSFPTYGQAQHFAQEAIVWHETALKPKQEEEPTDDSPLVDEENPYRSPKA; from the coding sequence ATGCAAGTCGAGTTCGAAAGTCATTCCCACGATGCGGCCGCCATCTCGGGCGTCGGCAGTTCGCAGCAAACCTGGCGGACCAATCTGCTGTTGATCGTTTGCGGCGTGCTCGTAGGTCTTCCCGGCGTGATCCCGTCCCTGGTGCTCGGATTTCGCTGGGTCGCGCTGATGATTGGGATCGTCTATTTCAGCGTGCTGTTTCAATATGCGAAGCGGCTATTGCAGAAACCGGATGACGTTTACGCGCCGGCCGCCGGCGTGATCCGCTTTCGTTTGAATCCCAACTACCTGGAGCATGAGTTCCAGTGGAACCGGGGCCGGACCGCCTGGTCGCATATTCAAGAGATCGTCATTCACGACAGCTTCCTGCACATCCACGTCGACTCGGCGATCTCGTTCGTCATTCCACGGCGTGCGTTCGGCGCGGTTGACGACATGCGTGAGTTCGCCCAGACGGCTCAGTCGTATCTCGCCGCCGCCCGCACCGCGTCGTTGCCCGCGATCGGCTTGTACGACGACGACTTCTTCGTCGCCTGGACGCGCGAAGCGGGCCTGAGCGTCGAGTATCAAACCGCTCGATCCGACTGGGCGTACGCGCTCGAAAAGGGAAGCTCCGATCCGAACTGGCGCAGCTGGATTTCGCGAGTCGCGCGGAACTCGTTCTACCTGGTCCTATTCGTTGCGATGATGTTCATGGCGTTCAACGTGCAGCACATCGGCTTCGCCGCGTTTTCGCTCGTCGCCTCGGCGATCTTCTGGTACGTCGGGACGATTTCGCTGCTGTTCCTTATGCGAGAGAAGCGCCGGGAACGTACGGTTCCCGATCAATGGCTGGCGAAACAGAACCTCTTCATCTCACCGGCCGGCGTCATCAGCATGACGTCGTTCGCCATCTATTGCTCGAACTGGCAGTATTACGAAAGCATCCTGCACGATACCGGGTTCATCTACTTCGTCGCCGACGGCCAGGTCTGCGTCCTCGCGCCAAAGGACTCGTTTCCCACCTACGGTCAGGCCCAACATTTCGCCCAGGAAGCGATCGTGTGGCACGAGACGGCGCTAAAACCCAAGCAGGAAGAAGAGCCGACCGACGATTCGCCCCTGGTGGATGAAGAAAACCCGTATCGCTCTCCCAAAGCTTGA
- a CDS encoding response regulator, producing the protein MADTNKILIADDNQANVELLEAYLAGVDCETEIAVNGQDALDKAASFKPDLILLDVMMPKLSGFEVCQKLKSDPATSRIMILMVTALNELGDIERAVTAGTDDFLSKPVNKVELLKRVSNMLRIKDMQDENERLRRYIEDMENESGHEPEGT; encoded by the coding sequence ATGGCCGACACCAACAAAATCCTGATCGCCGACGATAATCAAGCCAACGTTGAACTGCTGGAAGCGTACCTCGCCGGGGTCGATTGCGAGACTGAAATCGCCGTCAACGGCCAAGATGCGCTCGACAAAGCGGCGTCGTTCAAGCCCGACTTGATCTTGCTCGACGTGATGATGCCGAAGCTGAGCGGTTTTGAAGTTTGCCAGAAACTGAAGAGCGACCCCGCCACCTCGCGGATCATGATCCTGATGGTGACGGCGCTCAACGAATTAGGAGACATCGAACGTGCGGTTACTGCCGGAACGGATGATTTCCTCTCGAAGCCCGTCAACAAAGTCGAGCTGCTCAAGCGGGTCTCGAACATGCTCCGCATCAAAGACATGCAAGACGAAAACGAACGCCTCCGGCGGTACATCGAAGACATGGAAAACGAATCGGGACACGAACCCGAAGGGACGTGA
- the def gene encoding peptide deformylase: protein MPLQVVHYPHPTLRYKSKPVKRVDADLRKIVDEMFELMYENRGIGLAANQVDLPIRLFVVNLSGTKGEGEELVFINPVISRPKGNEEGEEGCLSLPQVYGPVKRPAEIQLDAYNLQGQLFSKRIDGMLARVVQHETDHLDGIMFFDRMQPAALQEIAYDIEEFVIDYKSRKDVGGLPTDEEIAERRQQYEETYC, encoded by the coding sequence TTGCCGCTGCAAGTCGTTCATTATCCGCATCCCACGCTGCGTTACAAATCGAAACCGGTCAAACGGGTCGACGCTGATCTGCGCAAGATCGTCGACGAGATGTTCGAGCTGATGTACGAGAACCGAGGCATCGGACTGGCCGCCAACCAGGTTGACCTGCCGATTCGTCTGTTCGTGGTGAACCTCTCCGGCACGAAGGGGGAAGGAGAAGAGCTGGTCTTCATCAACCCGGTCATCTCGCGCCCGAAAGGGAACGAGGAAGGGGAAGAAGGCTGCTTGAGCTTGCCGCAGGTCTATGGACCGGTGAAGCGCCCAGCCGAGATCCAGCTCGACGCCTACAACCTGCAAGGTCAACTCTTCAGCAAGCGAATCGACGGCATGCTGGCCCGCGTCGTGCAGCACGAAACCGATCACTTGGACGGGATCATGTTCTTCGACCGGATGCAACCGGCCGCGCTGCAAGAGATCGCCTACGACATCGAAGAGTTCGTGATCGACTACAAGAGTCGCAAGGATGTCGGCGGATTGCCGACCGACGAAGAGATCGCCGAACGGCGGCAGCAGTATGAAGAGACGTATTGCTAA